In the Sarcophilus harrisii chromosome 3, mSarHar1.11, whole genome shotgun sequence genome, one interval contains:
- the LOC100928286 gene encoding olfactory receptor 51G2: protein MTLESFGNSTLRPSTFLLSGLPGLEHIHIWISIPIFSMYIMSILGNCMILFIIKTESSLHEPMYFFLSMLAMTDLGLSICTLPTVLGIFLFGTREIAQDACFAQLFFIHCLSFLESSVLLSMAFDRLIAICRPLRYASILTNRVVSRIGLGSLGRSVALIFPLPFMLKRFPYCESQVLTHSYCLHQEVMKLACVDITANSIYGMFVIISTVGVDSMLILLSYVLILHTVLAIASQAERLKALNTCVSHICAVLLFYIPMIGLSVIHRFGKQAPHLIQVVMGFVYLLVPPLMNPIVYSIKTKQIRDRIIQAFHC, encoded by the coding sequence ATGACTCTGGAATCATTTGGAAACAGCACTCTTAGGCCTTCTACCTTTCTCTTAAGTGGCCTTCCTGGACTGGAGCATATCCACATTTGGATCTCTATCCCtatattttctatgtatattatGTCTATCTTGGGAAACTGCATGATCCTTTTCATTATCAAGACAGAATCTTCACTCCATGAGCCCATGTATTTTTTCTTGTCTATGCTGGCAATGACAGATCTGGGCCTGTCCATATGCACTCTTCCCACAGTACTGGGTATCTTCTTATTTGGCACCCGAGAGATTGCCCAAGATGCTTGCTTTGCTCAGCTCTTTTTTATTCACTGCCTGTCTTTCCTAGAGTCCTCAGTGCTACTTTCCATGGCATTCGATCGCCTTATTGCCATTTGCCGTCCTCTGAGATATGCCTCCATTCTTACCAACAGGGTCGTCAGCAGAATTGGACTGGGCTCCTTGGGTCGAAGTGTGGCACTCATCTTTCCACTTCCTTTCATGCTCAAACGCTTCCCCTATTGTGAGTCCCAAGTTCTCACCCACTCCTACTGCCTCCACCAAGAGGTCATGAAGCTGGCTTGTGTTGATATTACTGCCAATAGCATTTATGGCATGTTTGTTATCATTTCCACTGTGGGTGTGGACTCCATGCTCATCCTTCTCTCCTATGTGTTGATTCTCCACACTGTGTTGGCCATTGCCTCCCAGGCTGAGCGCCTCAAGGCCCTAAACACATGTGTCTCTCACATCTGTGCAGTACTCCTCTTCTATATACCTATGATAGGTCTATCAGTTATTCACCGATTTGGGAAACAAGCTCCTCACTTGATTCAGGTAGTCATGGGGTTTGTTTACCTGTTGGTTCCACCCTTGATGAACCCCATTGTCTACAGTATAAAAACGAAGCAGATCAGGGATCGCATTATCCAAGCTTTTCATTGCTAG